From the genome of Pseudanabaena sp. PCC 7367:
GTCACCCGGCCATAATCCCCCATCCATTGCCATTTACCATCTTTGGTCAACATTCGATGTTCACTGATGTAGCGAACGGTGGGATTCTGGAGATGGGCATTTAGCTTGTCCATCACTGCCGACTTGTCCTTAGGATGGATCAGGGCTTCCCACGCTTTAATATCCGAGTCGATGTCGGTTTCAGAATAACCCAATAATTTAAACCATTCTGGGCTAAAGTAAATTTCACCGGTGGCAATGTTCCAGTCCCACAAACCATCACCGGTGGCTTCCAGTGCTAGTTGCAGCCGTTCTTCGCTGAGTGTTAAAGCAGCGGTGCGCTCGGCTACTCTGGCTTCGAGGGTTTGGTTAAACTGCTGGAGTACACTTTCTGATTCTTTGCGATCGCTAATGTCAGTCAATGTGCCCACATAGCCAATGATCTTGCCATGATCATCAATCTCAGTAGCGGCTTGGCCATAGACCCAGGTGATTGTGCCATCGAGGCGCTGAAACCGATATTCATCTTTAAACGGCTTATTTTGCTTGGCGGCGCTGTCCCAGACCGCAAACACCTGGGCGCGATCGTCCGGATGGATCGCACTGACCCAGCCTTGGCCGAGAGCTTGATCCATGTCAAATCCAGCCAATTCACACCAGAATTCATTTACATAGAGGCAATTACCCTGGGCATCGGTGCGAAAAATGGCCACGGGGGCAGCCTGAGCCAGAGCTGCATAACGGCGCTCACTGGCGCGTAGCTCTTCTTCGGCTTTTTTGCGATCGGTAATATCCATGAAAATGCCGAGCCATTCCTGAATTTCGCCATTGGGCTTGAGTACCGGAATGCCCCGCACCCAGGAATAGCCATAGTCGCCGGTTTTGGTTTTGATCCGATATTCAATTTCATAGATGGTTTTAGTAGCCATAGACTGCTGCCAAGCGGCGGCAACGCGATCGCGGTCATCCGGGTGGATCGCCGCCAGCCAACCCAAGCCCCGATATTCCTCAAAGCTTTTCCCTGTATAGGCTTCCCAGCCTGGAATTGGTTCAATTACCTCACCTGTGGCACTGGTAGACCACACAATCTGGTCAGTTGCTGCCGCCAGGGTGCGAAAGCGGGCTTCGCTGATTAGTTTGGCTTCTGCACTAAGCAGCTTGTCTTCGGCAATCCTGACTTCCTGCTGAGCCTGTTTGCGATCGTTAATGTCTTCGACGATCGAAATAAAATATTTAGGCGTGCCGTCAGCATCACGCACCAGCGAGGCCGATAAATTAATCCAGATCACATCACCATTTTTATGGATATAGCGCTTTTCGATCGAATAAGTCTGGAGCTCATCGGCCAACACCTGATGTACATAACTCAAGTCTTTATCGAGATCCTCTGGATGGGTAATGTCCTGGAAAGTTAAGGCCATTAGTTCGGCTTTGGTATAACCGACTATTTCGCAAAGTTTGGGGTTAACCCGCAGCCACGAGCCATCGGCAGCCACATGGGCGATCCCCACCGAGGAATATTCAAACGCCTGGCGATAGGTTTCTTCGCTTTCCCGCAATGCTGCTTCACTAGCTTCGCCGCGTTCAATTTGGTCTGCCAACTCCTGATTGACTGCTTCTAGGCCTGGTAGTGACAGGGCTTTAGGCAGGATCGGGATTAAATACAGCGCTGTAAACAACGAGACGATCGCCGTAATTGCCTTAACTATGCCGGCGCTCCAGTAGAAGGGATACCAGATTGTGATCGCGCTTAGAATATGAGTGGCACCACAGGCCACAATAAAAGCGCCAAATAACACAAATGTACCACCCATGGGCACATCCCGACGTTGGCGCACAAAATAGACCAACAGGATCGGGATTAAAAAATAGGCAAAGGCCGTGACCAGATCGGAGCCGACATGTAACCCCACCAACTGCGGTTGCCATAGATAGCAGTGGCCGTGAGGCACGAAGGGATTTGTTTCCAAAAGGCCGACAGTAGGGTTAGTCACAAATTCCATAAAATTTCGCGTCCTTTAATTCCTTGATCGCAGGTATGGCAAGGTTAATTATTTATTGCTTTTTGGTCACTGATGGTTCTATGGCAGCTTTTACCAAGCCTTTACTAGGGCTTTATTAGGGTTTTGCAAAGGCTTCTTACTAATATATCCGCTATATCCGCTATATCTATTCTGTCTCTTATGTATATGATATATGCGATTATATGCGATCAAAAACTAGCTCTAGCCAGAGCTAATCAGATTGTCAGATTGCCAGATTGTAGGTAATTAATCTAGTCGATTGCAATTCAAACTACGACAAAAAAGTTAGCTGTTGGAGATCAAATACTTATCTCAATCAATATCTAAATATATAGCCTTAAATAGTCATAAGTGGTTTTTTGATTTGCAAGTTGCGATAAGTTTTCAAATCTACCATAGCTTAAATGCTTCTGCCACGATCGGTGGGGGCTTTTTTTATTGGTTTTTGCTGGCATGAATTTTGATTTGGCAATTTATGAATCCTGATTGAGAGTAGGAACTGGGTCCCTGAGCGATCGCGGCCAGGAGTGCCGAAGTGAATGGCACCGATATTGTGGAAGCGGCCGTTGCTACTAATCGCTTGCCCACCGAGTTCCTTAATGCTGCTGGGTTCATTTCTGCTGTGGATTCCCAATTGGCTTCGCTGAAGGTGGGCGGTGAATAGTGCGCCACATCACTAATAAGCCTGCCAACAATCACAGGAGCGAACTGATATAAATCACCACCTGAATCGATCGAGTCGCCTAAGATCATAACTGTAGGGAGTTGAGCAAGCGTCTTACAACCACCTACAAACCATCTCTAATTAAGTCGATCCTCAAATCGATTCACACCTAATTCACACCTACATAGATTCTCGTCAGTCTTCTATCTACGATAATTCCCATCACCCCTGCCTTTGCTGGTGGGGGTTTTTGTTTAGTTATGCTTTGATGGATATCTTGATATTTCTTTTTAGGTTCGTTTTTGGGCTTGTTTTTTTTGCTTGTTTTTTTTGCTTAGGCGAAGCCAACCAAAACTTTGCTAGGTTTGCCTGTTTAAGCGTCACCAAACATGATTGGTTAATTATTTTGGACATGCTTGATCTACTTGATCGATTAGGATTAGATTTAAATCCGCTCCAGCATACTGCTTAGAGGGCACCCACTGGGCATTTGCGGCCAGCTTGCGAACTCATTACCAACGCTCCTTCCACAAACACATTAACAACCACCTCGCCATCGATCGCGGCGGGTTCATTGAGATGCACATGAATCTTCAGGGCTTTGACTTCTTCGGTGGCTCCTAGGGCATATGCGCCTTGGCAGCAGCTAGAAGATACGCAAGCTGGATATGCGCCGCCCAAATCAAACTCGCCGATCGAAAGGATCGGTGGGCCAGACAGATTGCCAGCATGGGCATAGAACTTGGCGCAGCTATATTTTTCGCCTGCTTTGAATGGCACTACACAACGATGAATACGCATATCTCCCTCCTATTTGCTTGCCGCTTGGGTTTGTTACTTTGACTTAGTTTGATTAGTTCGTTTAGGGCTTGGCATAGATCGATCGAAGCTGATGTAGCTGCATTGAAATATGCCCAGAAACACACCCGATCGAGTGATTTTGCAGTCTACTAGTTTAATTCTAAGAACAATTCCAGGGGGAGTAAACGAAGTTTTGTAAAGATGATGCACCATATAGACGCAAGTGGATCAAGTGGATCAGAACTAAGCCAATTGTAAAATTGTGTAAATTGCGATTGAAAGGAACGGTTGGGTAGGTTAATCTATAGTTAAGACACGAGATGAACCAAACAAAACGGCTCAAACCAAAGCAAACACATGCTTCTGACTTATCTGGGTTCGTGTCTCCTCCCACAGTCAGGCATAGCTAAGAGCTCATATCTTAATTCCTACCGCTATTTAGGCTCCCTAAGTTAAGAACGGCTTTGGATTTGCTCAAAGGCAACCCAATAAAGTAGTTCCAGGAGTTTAGTAGTTTCTGGTTGGAGCGAATGATTAATTATCTTCGCTGGCTTCTCTTTTTACATTCATACCATCTCTAAGAAAGGGAATGGAAAAGGAAACCAACGGGGCGATCGCAAACGATTTAGTAACGCAGCGATGGTTCTGGTGAGATAAATTAAATCACACTCAGCCAGGAATTACAGGTTGTTGGCTAATTGTTAGCTGAGTGAATTGATTAAGTTCGCTCTTACTTGAGAGAAACCGATCAGGTTATGAATGGTTGGGAATAAGAATCGATCGAGAATTAGCTAAGTAAGTGTTGTAAACCTCTAGTAAGCACAATTTTTATTATTTATTGTCTTAGTGACTGATTTACTTAATTTGCACATTATTGCTCATAGTTCGTTTAATAGATGAGTCCGGCCACCGTGGTTGGGCTCTTCTAGTTTTAAGGGGGATTGAATTAGTTGGGTTAGTGGGTTAGTCGGAGGGCACGATCGACCTACAATCTGCGATCGTTGGCGCAACTAATACTAATTAGGCATAATCAAAACTAACTTAGAACTAACCAAAAACCAGACCAGGCTAGCGCGGCTAATGGCTACCTAAACTGATGGGGCTCAGGGAAATTTGGTCAAACAAATATCTCAACATTCAACCTGAACAAATGTCGGTTAGATATCGCCGTTTTGTTTAGCTGCTTCGATCTTGTCTATGATCCAGGCATAAAGCAGATTGGACACACTGCGCTTTTCTTGATCGGCTAGCTTTTCTAGCTCTTCTTTGATGTCTTCATTAACATAGACCGAAACGCGTGGTTTCTTGGATGGCACTTTCTTTGATGGGTTTCCCCCATCGGGCTTAACCATTATATTTTATCCTATAAAGCGTCTAGAGTGGTGTTAGGTAGGAGGTATAAAAGCCTGTTTACTCTTTTATTATTTTTTATTATTCAAAGAAGTGTTAAGTAGGCTTCCTAATCTTTATATTATGCCTCACCTGCGTTAATGTTAAGCAATTGCTGCTTAATTGTTGAGTGAGTAATTAATTGTTGGTATTTCTAAACCTTTGCCGACCTTAAAATATCAGCAAAAAGCGGCTATTTGTCAGTTCCTAGTGGTGGAGAGGGCGAGCTTGATTGCCGGAATTAAGCTGTCTATTTTTTTTAGATTTAGCTTGCTGACTTGCAAGTGAATTAAAACATTTTGTAACGAATGGGTGGGATTTGGGGCTGTTCTTTTACTGACTGAATCAAACCACCATGAATCTTTGATCTGAGCCGATTACTCTTTTTGTTTTGCTGCCTTTTTATACCCAGTTTATACCCAGTTTATACCCAGTCTCGATCGCAGACCACTAGGAAGGGAATGAACTGTTACTCTTGTTTGATTATATCTAAGTGAGCTTGCACTCAGCATAGCTTGAAAAAGGAAAAAACTATACATCGATTTATCACAGCCCAAAACTAAGCAGAACTAATTAAAAAACATAAATCTGATCTAGCGATCGCTGCGTAATATCAACACAGATAACCCAGAATCTGACAACAGTCCCTGCCCAGTTTTTTAGCTGGGCTTTTTCTTAGGTTAACTACTGCGTTTAGCGATCGCCCTTGGCTTTTAGACAATCCTGGCTTGGTAATTACATCTATTCATGATCGACCATGCTGTTGACCAAGCAGTTGCAGCATCGCTGATCGATCGCATTTTGAGCATGTTGCAATTGCTCCCCATAAATAAATAAATAATATACAGAGAACCATAGCCCTGATCGCCATAGCGCAACATATATTGTAATTAAGCAAGAGGATCGCCAGAACTTAATTAGAAAACTAAAAAATCAAAAATATAACCGCGATTGAGCCAGATTTTAATTTAAGTTAAGCAGTGATTGGTTAGTGTGTAACAATAATGTTTTGGCTGAGTTGACCACTCCAGCCTTCGATTTTACGAACAATTGAGAAACTAGATGTTTGTGAGGGAACTACCAAAAGCCAGTAAGGTCTGAGGTAGTTATAAAATCATTGGTGCACTATTGATATGTCATTAATACATCACAGATGTATCTAAGCTGAATATATTGGTTTGTGTGCTGATCCAGCGTAACTATAACTGTGTGATCGTAGCGCTTAGCCAGATGGTTGAATTGATCGCTGGCTTGACAGAACCTAGTGGGTCTCTGTCTATCAAAGCGAAGCCATATGCATGAAACATATTTAATTAATATTAATGCCTCAACATTAATACATCAACATCAATGCATTAGTTGAATAACAGGCAGCTACTTAGCCTTGCAATGCCGATCGCGTAGCCATAGTGACTATTGGCAGCAAAGTAAGGATTTTTAGCAAAGGACTTTTGAGCCAGTCTCAATCCTCTGGCTGAATATGATTACATTTGCAGGGTCAACCTCTGTGGGATTGAGTTGTTGGGATTGTTGAGATTGCTTAATTGGTTCAAGTCAGGGTTAGCTATAGCTGAGATCTAACTCTGTGGCGATCGCGCATGAATACGATTGGGAATGGCTATGATCAGATATATCTAATCTATCTAAATTGACAATTGACATCTGGTTAAAGTTATTAAAAATGCGCTCAAAACACACAAGTAACTTGCTTGTAACTTGCTTGTAACTGACTGAAGGCTTATCAAAGCTGGATTGAAAGTAAGCATTGATTAAAGCCATATGACAGCAGAAATTAGGGTTTGATGCGGCAACTCGGAAATAGGAGTAAGCTCTTTTGGTTGGCATTACTAACGGCACTATTAGCAGTGGTGCTGGTGGTTGTGGTGCGATCGATCGGCTTGCTCCAGTTGTGGGAATGGTCGATGTATGACCAGTTTTTTCGCTGGAAGTCAGATGAGCCAATCGAGGAGCGGATTGTCATAGTTGGCATTACCGAAGCAGATATTGCCTGGGTCGATCAATATCCAATTCCCGATCGCCTTTTGGCGGAGGCTCTGCTTAAACTAGAAGCCCTCGAACCCAATGTGATTGGGCTGAACCTGACTCGCAATGTGAAAGTTCCCCCAGGCCACGAGGAGCTTGAGGCTGTGTTTGCGCAAATTGATAATTTGATTGGTGTGGAACGAGTTATTGTCCAAACGGATTTGGATTTGGCTCCGCCCATTCTGCGCGATCGTGGCCAGATTGGCTTTAGTGATGTGGTGTTGGATGGGGATGGCAAAATCCGGCGCGGCTTGCTGGCCATTACCCCGGCTAATCAAGAAACACAGCTAAGCCTGGGCGCATATTTGGCGATCGCCTATTTAGATTCACAGGGGATTGAGCCCCAGAATCTGGCCAATGGCTCGATTCAATTTGGCAATATTGTCACCACTCCTTTTGCCGCTGCCGATGGTGGTTATGTTCGTGCTGATGCCGGGGGCTATCAATTGTTGGTAAATTGGCGCAAACCATTGCCGGGAATCCCCAAAATTAGCCTCCAGGATGTGATCGAGGGGCAGGTTGAACGATCCCAAATTCAAGATCGGATTGTGTTAATTGGCATGAATGCTGCCAGGGCGGGCGAAAATTATTTTACCCCCTTTAGTCCGGTGTCATTTAATTCCCAAGCGCCACTCGATTATGTCTATGGGGTGGATTATCATGCTCAGTTTGCCAGCCAATTGATCAATGCGGCGTTGAGCGATCGACCGATTATTCGTGGTTGTGCGGCGCATTGGGAGTATTTGCAAATGTATGCCTGGGCGACGGCGGCAGCGCTGGCTAGTCTCTGGTTGCGATCGCCCCTCAAAATTATACTGATTGGTCTGGTGTTGACCACGATTGTAACTGTCTATAACTATGTCGTCTTTTGGCAGGGGTTGTGGTTGCCCTTGGTGCCTACGATCCTGTCGATCTTAGTGGCAGAGTTGTTGGTGATGATCTATAACTATCAGCGTTTATGGCGACTAGAGTCTTTGCACCGCACCTTGCAACAGCAGGTATCGATCGATTATTTAACCCAGATTGCCAATCGTCGTCAGTTTGATCGGTATTTGGACTATTGCTGGCAACAACTGCGATCGCAGCAAAAGCCGCTGTCGTTAATTATGTGTGACATTGATTTTTTTAAGAACTATAACGATTTCTATGGCCATGTGAAGGGGGATGTTTGCTTGCAGCAGGTGGCCAAGGTGCTCTATGAAACGGTGAAAATGCATAACATCGCTGATTTTATCTATCAAGATAGTGATGGCACCAGGAAATTAGCGAATAATTTAACCGGCTATCGGCAAATGTCCCAAAATGCGCTGGTGGCAAGGTATGGCGGTGAAGAGTTTGCGATCGTGCTGCCGGGGGTGGAAATCGACATGGCGCGTAAGATTGCCTTGCAGGTGCGAAAGCAGTTATATAAACAACGCTTGTCCCATGAAGGTTCAATGATTAGTGATTTTGTGACGATGAGTTATGGGGCTGCTTGTATGGTGCCATCGCGGAGTATCAGACCCCATATCATTGTTGACTTGGCTGATAATGCGCTGTATCGAGCTAAACAGAGCGGGCGCGATCGGGTGTTTGTGTTGTAGCTACTGTAGATCTAGCAATAGATTTGGCGATCGCAAAATAGCTTGATTTAGCATAAATATTTAGCATCAATATTTGGCATCAAGACTTAGCATAAATACTTAGATTTTGTTAATAATTGCTACAACTAGGCACCCTAGTTACCACTATTAGGCAAAAATCAAAAGATATATCAATTTTTTATCCTGCCTCACTTAGACTTACTGGCAGGATTTGTTTACTTCGCTAAACGTTTAGTAAGTAAGTTTCTGGATATTAAATTCCAGGTTTTCTGCTGTTTTTGAGTTTATCAATTTCTAAACTTATTAATTTATTAAATCCCTCTAAAAGGAGTAAATATGCTGTTTAATTTGCATTCCCTGATCGCTGCTGTGCCCTCCACCAGTGATTGGAATATTGGTATTGGCATTGTGATGATTATTTGTAATGTGTTGGCGATCGCCTTTGGCAAATATACGATCGATAAGCAGAATGAAGGCGGTAGCTTGCCTTCTTCCGAATTGTTTGGTGGCATGGGCTTGGGTGCATTGCTGGGCACCACCAGTTTTGGTCATATTCTGGGTGCTGGTGTGATTTTGGGCTTGCAGAATACTGGCGTGCTGTAGATATCATGCTGTAGGCACTGAATCATGCTGTAGGCACTAAGGCATCGCGGCAAGGTGATTGATTCGGAACCGAAGTTGAAATATAACCCCCATTATTCGTAACTCTTGATTGAAGCGGCGATCGATGGGGGCTATTTATTGGTTATTGGTTCTATTCTTGCTATCTTCACCTTTGAACTGGTGTATTAGGCGATCGACTCCACTCATTCCAGGAGCCATCATAATTACGCACCTTGGCATAGCCCAGTAAATATTTCAGTACAAACCAAACATGAGCCGATCGGCCACCAAAGGCACAGTAGGTGAATATTTCTTGATCCGCGCTCATTCCTTTTTGCTCAAATAGCGCTTGCAATTGGTTAAAGGATTTGAAAGTGCCATCTGGATTCAGGGTGAGTAGATTTTCCAGGTGAATTGCCCCTGGGATGTGACCAGCTCGTTCGGTTCCGGTGGGGGGCTGATCCAGAAACAACTTACCACTATATTCTGCGTCGGAACGGACATCCAACAAAACCCGATCGGGGCGATCGATTCCGGCTAGCACCTCTTGGGTCAGGACACGCAAATTGGAGTCGATCGATGGAGTTGGATAATCAGTCGGCGTGAGAGTTGGCACTTCCTGGCTAACTGGTTGATTTTCGGCCAGCCATTTTTGTCGGCCGCCATTTAAGACCCGCACATTTTGATGACCAAACAGACGCAGGAACCAGAACAGCAGTGCACCAATGCCAGGGTATTTACCATAGGTAATCACGGTTGTTTGTGGGGCAATGCCGGAGCGGGAAAGAAGGGCAGCGATCGCATCCGGTTCAAGCTTGAGGCGGAAACCTGGATTAAATAGATCAGTGAAATGCCAGAAAACAGCACCAGGAATATGAGCTTCATAGTATGGCTCAGGGCTCATCCCTGCTTCAATGACACGAATATTAGAATCATGGAGATGCTCTAGTAGCCACTGATTCTCGACCAGAACTTCAGGGTGCGTATAAGTGTTTGGTTTTTGGGTTGGAGTCAAATTAATATTCATTTTGATCCTAATTGTTGATGATTGTTTACGACAGCGAGAGAGTGTGTTTGCGATACTGGGCAGTGCGATGTACCAGCGTGGCAGAGCAAAAAAACAGGGTAAAGCCAAGCAGCGGGTGTAAAATTGCCAGGGGTACTGGTAGCGGTGTTTGCAGGTGGATGGTGAGGAATTGGAGGCCAAGTAAAATCGGCAAGCTGAGGCTTAGCAATTGCAGTCGCTTGGGCAATCGCACCAGGTATGCCCAGACCACCAGAATTAAGGCTAGGCAGCCATATCCCCGCACCAATAGCACATGAATTTGCCACCAGCTAGGGTTGTAGAAATAGGCTAATCCCACTGTGAGCAGTTGCAAGCCTAGACAGAGGTTGAAGCCAATGGCGATCCCATAGAAGCCAATCACTGCCGATGGTGATGGTGGTTGATCATCAGTAGTGGGAGCCGGTGTATCAGCAATCGCGTCGGCTAAATTAACAGGCGGTTGGATCGTAAGTAAGAACATAAAAAGACATCGATTCAATTGGGTGAATTGGCTGGTCTTGCCACAATGCTAAAGTCAGATTAGGGTGATTCTGGCCACCAGCATAGACCTCGATCGGGTACACTTAGCCATGCATAGGGCGATGAGCAACAGGAGCTAAATGGAATGGAGCAATTAACCCAAACTTCGTTACAGGGATTGTTTCAGGCGATCGCTGCGGCTCAAGATGAAGCAGCCCTAAACCAAACAGTGATGGCTGATTTAGGGGCATATTTTGGCGCTACGCGCTGGAAGTTGATGTTTCTGAGCCAATTGCCCAAGATCAATAAAAACAGTCCCCTGGCAATGCGGTTGGCCTTGTCGATCGACCATAATCCGGTATTGCGCTACTTGGTACAGCGTCATGCGGCGGTGCATGATGAAGTGATTCTGCCGCCTGGAGTTTGGCGGAGTATTTGCCCAAGGGCTGATCATAGCCATGTGATGGTAGGCCCGATCGTGAGTGATAGTCAGCTTTTAGGTGGGGTAGCTTTTACCCGGCATCGCCGTGATCCAGCCTTTGATGCCGATGATCTGGCGGATTTAAACGCGATTTGCCTACATATTTCGGCGCGATTGACTAAGCTCCGCACTGCTCAAAACAGCAGCAGTCTTTTAGCTGGCGATCGACAGGATCTAAGCCTGATCAAGGATCAGCGGATTACGCCCAGGGAAACAGAAATTGCCACATTAGTAGCTCAAGGCAGGACTAATCGTGAGATTGGTAAGTCGCTCTGGATTACCGAAAATTCAGTTAAACAGGCGTTGAAGCGGATGTTTAGAAAACTGGAGGTATCATCGCGGGCAGAGATGGTGGCACTGCTGCTGAGGAATAAAGGAATGGCGGAATAGCCCAGGGCGATCGCTACCAATTTACTGATTCTCAAAACTTCTTTTTTATCAATCTGAATTCATCTAAATCCATTTGAGATGGAATGACGTATTACAGATATAACAGATCAAGGAGCAAGATCATGAATCCTCTTTTTCGTACTTTAGCAACTGGCTTAACTACTGCTACGGCAGCAATTTTATTATCGATCGCTCTTCCCACCGCTGCCCGCGCCGAGAAAGTTAAACAAGTAGCCTATAACCCCTTTCAATTAGTTTCCCTGGCCGAACAGGGCACCTTCGCTGAACAGGATATCCCCAGCTACCAAGCCTTGACCCCAGCCTATGAAACTGGCGAATTAACTGGCCTGGAACTAGTTCAGGCTGCTGTCGCCACCAATCGCCTGCCCCAATCATCCTTGAGCGATCAGGCCTATATTAATGCGGTGGATAATCAATTAGCCCATTGGGAAATTGACGACTAGTAATAACCTATTCTTATTCTCATGGCAAGGTAATTTCTAATTCAAGTTAGTTGTGGCTGATTGCATCGCCGCGATCAATCCGTTGCTAATTTAAAAAACAATTCAGAAACCAATTCAGAAACTAGTAAAAAGGAAGTAAGATCACCGAATTATCGGCATTACGTCTAATTGATCAGTAGCTCAGAGTAGAGTATGAATTGGATTAATGCATAGGGGCTAGGAACTAATCAGGGTTAGTAAGTCTATCTTAGTTCTAGCCTCTAGCTTTTAAATATATTAGATATTAGATATTAGATATTAGATATTAGATATATTAGTGTCATCCCCATAGGCGATCGCCCAGGTCAACAGCTTGCCAGAGTTGAATTGATTAGCGAAGTTTTGGTATAACGCTTGCCACCTGTTCCTACATGTTCCTACATGTTCCAGGATGCTAATCATCGCAACTTGACTAATAACCCTATTCTTCGGAAACCAGATCAGGGTAGACCAGCTCGATCGTATATTCCATCAAATCTGCCTCTAGGAAGTCGAGAGGCCGGTTGTTTTTGCTCTTTTCTAGAATTCGTTCAATTTCCTCCGCCAATAAATTACTCAACTTCAAAGCTCTAACTTTTTCTAGAAATACAGGTTCCGGATCAGGAATCGCTTTCATGACTGCCTCTGCTTCAAATTCATGTCTATGCAGTCCAATTTATCTGCCTAACCATAAATCTGACATAATCCAATGTGATGAGATATTCTACTCCAATAGGATATGATAAATTCTCCAATCAGTTAATCCAATTGGAGGATAGATATATATTGAAATATCAAATGGGATTCCAGCCCTTACTAGGGTAAGTTTTTAAAAACCTTTTTCGATCTAAAATGTTGGCTAAAACTACTACAATTTACTAACAAGTTTTATACATCGCTTGCACAGTAATTACTCAGTGATCCAGAAAGAATTTGAGCATTCCTGATAGATGAGTTCGTTCTTTAGTTTTATATCATCTACTTATCGTTTCGATCGTCATGACTCAATCATCCCCTCGTAGTTAATTGACAGCCTTCCAGCGCGATCGCCATATCTAGCCATATCTAACTTAGTTCCTGACCTGGTGATACTTGTCACATGACGCAAGTGATTCATATCAATCCGTTCACCTGCTCAAACTACCATAACGATCTGGTTGAAGTTATCGCCTCGTTGGTTGATCCAGATGGGTGATTTAGCAATCGTGGTTTGGTTCCCATACACAGCGAAGAAGTGGCAACGAAGAATTGAGCCAAAATAGAGCTAAACCTGTCTGGCTAATGCTATTGGCATAAGTAATTCATCCGATCGCCGCGATCAAATCATCCATTGGCAGCAAGCTAAAAGTTTCTCATCAGCTTAAGTTATGCATATAGGAATATAGCAGTTTCTAGGTAATGAATATGTGGAACTAAAACATATATAGACTTAGATAGATTGAGAGTAGACATGAATATGGAAAAAGATATAGGCATACTTCTGGAGAATGAGCATGAGTTTATTGGCATAGCTAATGAGCTAAATCTGGATAATTTTTTGATTGAAGGCATTAAGTTCACTTTTGAAAAGCTAAGGTACGGAGAAACGCTTAGCCATGCTGAATATAGGCTACTTGAAGTTTTCTTAGAACTACTAGAGACAGGGTAAATCAACCTAATCGATTAAATTAAGTTGATTGAATTGACTAGCTAAATATAATTAAGCTCCGATCGCCATGGTTAATGTTTCCGCCATGGCTTACTCTGCGTCAAACGGAAGTTGGTTGAAGCTCATTTTGGGTTGGTCAGTAAACTAACTGCAACCTAGTTGTTAGCTAACTTTTGGGCATTGCCAAGAGGTCAATCCAGCGATCGCTTCATTTGCTGTGTTTTGGTCATCACAAAGCTGCTTAAATCATACTTATTTAGAATCATACTTATTTAGAATCTACTTGCTTAATAGATATG
Proteins encoded in this window:
- a CDS encoding ribbon-helix-helix domain-containing protein, producing the protein MVKPDGGNPSKKVPSKKPRVSVYVNEDIKEELEKLADQEKRSVSNLLYAWIIDKIEAAKQNGDI
- a CDS encoding PAS domain S-box protein, whose protein sequence is MEFVTNPTVGLLETNPFVPHGHCYLWQPQLVGLHVGSDLVTAFAYFLIPILLVYFVRQRRDVPMGGTFVLFGAFIVACGATHILSAITIWYPFYWSAGIVKAITAIVSLFTALYLIPILPKALSLPGLEAVNQELADQIERGEASEAALRESEETYRQAFEYSSVGIAHVAADGSWLRVNPKLCEIVGYTKAELMALTFQDITHPEDLDKDLSYVHQVLADELQTYSIEKRYIHKNGDVIWINLSASLVRDADGTPKYFISIVEDINDRKQAQQEVRIAEDKLLSAEAKLISEARFRTLAAATDQIVWSTSATGEVIEPIPGWEAYTGKSFEEYRGLGWLAAIHPDDRDRVAAAWQQSMATKTIYEIEYRIKTKTGDYGYSWVRGIPVLKPNGEIQEWLGIFMDITDRKKAEEELRASERRYAALAQAAPVAIFRTDAQGNCLYVNEFWCELAGFDMDQALGQGWVSAIHPDDRAQVFAVWDSAAKQNKPFKDEYRFQRLDGTITWVYGQAATEIDDHGKIIGYVGTLTDISDRKESESVLQQFNQTLEARVAERTAALTLSEERLQLALEATGDGLWDWNIATGEIYFSPEWFKLLGYSETDIDSDIKAWEALIHPKDKSAVMDKLNAHLQNPTVRYISEHRMLTKDGKWQWMGDYGRVTAFDEHGNPCRMSGTQKDITDRKQAEFLISKQEKFLRRLIDANPSLIYVKNYEGQYVLANQAVAQLYNTAPSALVGKTDFDLEGDRTVAAAKLAAERKIMNSTFLLVTEDEEVIDVNGKNRYFQTIKTALTSGNSQGKQLLVVANDITDRKADAARLQQINEQLIITNAELARATKQKDEFLANMSHELRTPLTSILGMSEILLDRVFGDLTEKQAKYIATIDRSGKHLLALINDILNLAKIEAGKLELQNAPVGVRHLCESAMVFVKQQAHNKNISLEVAIAPELKQATIEIDEKRMLQILLNLLSNAVKFTPNDGKVKIEAKMLAAQEAICFSVIDTGIGIAKADLDKLFQSFVQIDSSLARQYEGTGLGLALVKQIATLYHGEVQVTSTVGEGSCFSVVLPYANPTIATGDQPPTLAPSPEPAPLISSDLLPPPGENAPLILLADDNEANRSMLSEILMYQGYQVITANNGIEAIDQAKANLPQLILMDIQMPQLDGFAAITQLRAESPTANIPIVALTALAMTGDGPKCLEVGANEYISKPLNLKQLSGLVKQLLNSNSQV
- a CDS encoding CHASE2 domain-containing protein — its product is MALLTALLAVVLVVVVRSIGLLQLWEWSMYDQFFRWKSDEPIEERIVIVGITEADIAWVDQYPIPDRLLAEALLKLEALEPNVIGLNLTRNVKVPPGHEELEAVFAQIDNLIGVERVIVQTDLDLAPPILRDRGQIGFSDVVLDGDGKIRRGLLAITPANQETQLSLGAYLAIAYLDSQGIEPQNLANGSIQFGNIVTTPFAAADGGYVRADAGGYQLLVNWRKPLPGIPKISLQDVIEGQVERSQIQDRIVLIGMNAARAGENYFTPFSPVSFNSQAPLDYVYGVDYHAQFASQLINAALSDRPIIRGCAAHWEYLQMYAWATAAALASLWLRSPLKIILIGLVLTTIVTVYNYVVFWQGLWLPLVPTILSILVAELLVMIYNYQRLWRLESLHRTLQQQVSIDYLTQIANRRQFDRYLDYCWQQLRSQQKPLSLIMCDIDFFKNYNDFYGHVKGDVCLQQVAKVLYETVKMHNIADFIYQDSDGTRKLANNLTGYRQMSQNALVARYGGEEFAIVLPGVEIDMARKIALQVRKQLYKQRLSHEGSMISDFVTMSYGAACMVPSRSIRPHIIVDLADNALYRAKQSGRDRVFVL
- the psaK gene encoding photosystem I reaction center subunit PsaK, translating into MHSLIAAVPSTSDWNIGIGIVMIICNVLAIAFGKYTIDKQNEGGSLPSSELFGGMGLGALLGTTSFGHILGAGVILGLQNTGVL